From the Micromonospora echinofusca genome, the window GGCGGCGGGAGGGCGGGCACGGGGGCCCGGGGGTCGTGGACGCGTACGCTGGGTGGCCGGTGAACTGCCGGCCCACCGGGGCCGGGCGTCCGTCGGAGGGAACACGATGACCAAGCAGCCCGGCAGCTCCGCAGCCGCGGAGTCGGACCGGTCGGCGTCGGCCGCCGACGCCGCCACGACGGACGCCGTCGGGGACGCCGCCACCGAAGCGCAGGACGCCACCGGCGCCGGACCGGTGGACACGACCGACGCCCCCGGCGCCGGGCCCTCCGCCGACCCGCGGGACGGGACGGCCGGGGCGCTCGCGCCCGGGGCCCCGGTGCTCGCCCTGCTGGCCCTCGGGTGGCTCGCCGCGATGCTCTTCTCGACCCGCGAGGTGATCAGCTCGGCGGCAGCCGGGCTCACCGCCATCAGCCTCTCCGCGTTCGCCCTGCCGGGGGTGATCTCGGCCGCGCTGGTCGCGGGCGCCAGCTTCGCCCTCTTCGGCGTGGACCTGCTCGCCCGCCGGGGCACCGACCGGGCCACCCTGCGCTTCCTGGCGGCCATCGGCACCGGCCTGCTCGTCGGGCTCGCCGCCGCGTTCGCGATCAACCTGACGTACGCCGACAACGCGACCACCAACGTGATCGCCGCCACCACCGCCGCCGCCGCGACCATCGGCGGAGCCGTCGCCGGCGCCCGCAGCGGGTCCGTGGTCGGGGCCGTGGTGGCCGCCGCCCTCGGCACGCTGATCTTCGTGGTGGCCTTCAGCCAGGCCCGCGACCCGCTCTTCGACCTGTTCGGCAGCGGCGACGGCCAGGAGTCGCTGCTGAGCGCGGCCAAGTGGGTCTCGCGCACCGAGTCCCTGCTCGCCGGCCTGGTGGCCGGGCTGCTGGCCTTCGGATACCTGACCCTGGCCCGCCGTCGGGCCGCCCGGCTCGACGCGGCGGCGCCCACGCCCCGCTGGCCCGCCTACCTGCTGGCCGGGGCCGGCCCGGGCCTGCTCCTGCTCGTGGCCGAGGTGATCATCCGGGTCGGCGGGCGGTCCCTGCTCGACCTGGCCGGTGCGCTGAGCGAGGCGGACGCGGTGGCCCAGACCTCGCTGGGCACCTCCCGGATCGACAACGCGATCTGGGTGCTCTTCGTCGGCGCCCTGACCGCGATGATCGCCTTCGGCCGCACCCTGGGGCCGGCCCACGCCGACGACGACGAGCCGGCCGAGGCCGCGCCTACCCGCTGACCCGGGCACCCGCCACGCCGCTGGCGGCGGTCGGCGCCCCGTCGGTGCGGGCGGCGGTCGGCGCCCGCACGGTGCGGGCGGCGGTCGGTCAGGAGGCGGCGCGCAGCAGCAGGTCCAGCTCGGTGACGTCGTACCACTCCAGCTCGTGGTCCTCGGCACCGTCGACCGTGAACTGCGCGTCCGCGTCGCCGGCCAGGGCCTCGGTGACCACCTCCGTCGCGGCGGTGACGTCCTCGACCGCGTCGACGCCGTCCACGTGGACGGCCGCGACGGCGCCGACCGGCACGGGGTCGCCCAGCTCGACCGCGCTGGAGCCCAGCTCCCCGTCGCCCCGGGCCACCGCCGAGGCGGGCAGGTCCACCGAGACGACCACCCGGCGGCGGGGCGCGTCCGGGTCGGCCCGCAGCAGCTGCAACGCGTCCTGGGCGGCCCGCGTGAAGGCGACGTACTCCAGCTCCTCCTCGTCGCCCTCGGCGTACCACTCGCGCAGCGTGGGGGTCACCGCGTGCGCGGCGGCCACCGGCAGCCCGGGGCCGCGCAGGAGGGTCAGCATCGGAACGGTCGCCGGCACGTACACCCGGACAAGCTGCTCGGTCACCGGTCGTCTCCCCGCTCAGGTTCCGCGCCGGCCTCCGCCGGTCCCGGCCGATCATGCCCTATCCCGTGACCGTCATACACCGCGACCTGTGCGGGCGGAAGCGCACCGCCGGTGTGTCCCGGGAAGGCGTCGCCGCAGGTCGCGACCCGTCGGCTGGGCCACGTCGGTGGTCGGTGGCAAACTGAACCAAACGACGCCAACCCCGGGGGTTCTCGTGGAGCCGAGGTTCCTGCTGCTCTCCGACGTGGCCACCGAGCTGAACGTGTCGGACTCGCAGGTCTACCACATGGTGCGCAGCGGCGAGCTGCCCGCGATCAAGATCGGCGGGCGCGGCCAGTGGCGCGTGGAGCGCGCCCGGCTGGAGGAGTACATCGAGCGCAAGTACGCCGAGACGGCCGAGTGGGTGCGGAGCAACCCGCTGACCGAACGCGACCCGGAGTAACCGGGCCGATCCGAAGGGCATTGACCGCAGGCTCTGCCATGCCCGAGAATGGAGCCCGTCGAAGGCAAACGAAAGCAAACGTAGGAATCATGGGAGGACCCCCGGATGACCGACCCCCGCCGTCCCGGGCCGGCGCGGCCTCCCGTCCGGCTGCGCCCCGCCCCCTCGTTCGAGCCGCCGTTCACCGACGACGACGCCGCCCACTGGCCGGCCCCGGGCCACGCCCAGCTCGTGCTCGACCTGTTCGAGCCGGCCCGACGCGAGGCCGACCGGCCGCTCGGCCGCCGGCAGCGACCCGCGCCGACCGGCCCCGGCCGGCGCACCGCCCCGCTGCCGCTCGACGCGCTCGTGACCGCCACCCCCGAGGCGACCCGGGCCGCGCACCGCTTCGTCAGCACCTGCCTAGAGGTGATCAACGGATACCGCCCGCCCGGGCAGCTCAGGCCGCTGCTCGACCCGTCCCGGGCCGCCGGGCTGCTGCCCGAGCTGGCCCGCGCCACCGCCCGCTCCGGTCCGGTCCGCCGCCGGTCGACCCGGCCGGCCGTACGCCTGCGTCGGCTGCGGGTCTGCGAGCCGCGCGCCGCCGCCGTCGAGGTCGCCGCGGTCCTCGCCGGCGCGGGCGGGCGCACCTGGGCGATGGCGCTGCGCCTGGAGCACCGCCGAGGCAGCTGGCTCTGCACGGCCCTACAGGTGCTCTGAGCTACCGGGCTTCGGCCACGGCGCCCGGACGTTCGCCGAGACGGAAGCGAGCCGTGGTCCACGAGGACCACGGCTCGACTGCTCCGGCGGGCGCGGGCCCGCTCAACTGCTTGTCACGCGCCGCCGTTGGGGGAGCCGTGGCAGCGCTTGTACTTCCGGCCGGACCCGCACGGGCACGGCGCGTTGCGGGACGGGCCGTTGCCGCCCTCCGCCTGCCCCGTCGCCACCCGCCGGCTGCTGGCCGCCGGGACGCCCGGGCCGCGCAGGCCGGACGCCGGACGCTGCGGCGCCGCCGGGGCGGTCGTCCCCGGCGCGGCCGGGGCCGCCGGGGCCGGGCCACCGACGCCCAGCGCCGGCGCCTGTTGCTCGGCACGCTCGACGGCCACCGCGCCGGCACCGGCCTCGCCGTCGATGGTCGGCGCGGAGTATTGCAGGCCCTGCTGCTGCGGCGCCCGGCCCAGGCCCTTGGCCCGGATCTCGACCGGCTTGTCGAGCAGCTGGACCTCCTCCGCCTCGGGCTCCGGCTCGTTGACCTGCACCTCGAGGTTGTAGAGGAAGCCGACCGTCTCCTCCTTGATGCCGTCCATCATCGTCGCGAACATGTCGAAGCCCTCGCGCTGGTATTCCACCACCGGGTCGCGCTGGGCGTACGCCCGCAGGCTGATGCCCTCCTGGAGGTAGTCCATCTCGTAGAGGTGCTCGCGCCACTTGCGGTCGATGACCTGGAGCAGGACCATCCGCTCCAACTGGCGGGTGCCCTCCTCGCCGAGCTGCTCCTCGCGCCGGTCGTACGCGGCGTGCGCGTCGTCCCTGAGTCGGGAGAGCAGGAAGTCGGCGTCCATGCCGGCCCGGGAGCCGCCGGCCTCCTCCTCCAACTCGTCGATCGTCACGCCCACCGGGTAGAGCTGCTTGAGGCTGGCCCAGAGCTGCTCCAGGTCCCAGTCCTCGCCGTAGCCGTCGGCGGTGGCCCCCTGCACGTACGCGCCGACGACGTCGTCGATCATGTTGCGGACCTGGTCGGAGAGGTCCTCGCCGTTGAGCACCCGCAGCCGCTCGGCGTAGATCACCTGGCGCTGCTTGTTCATGACCTCGTCGTACTTGAGGACGTTCTTGCGGATCTCGGCGTTCTGGCCCTCGATCTGGGCCTGCGCGCTCTTGATCTGCTTGGTGACCATCTTCGACTCGATGGGCACGTCCTCCGGGATGTTGAAGCGCTCCATGACCGCCTCGACGGCGCCGGAGCGGAAGCGCTTCATCAGCTCGTCCTGGAGGGAGAGGTAGAAGCGGGACTCGCCCGGGTCACCCTGCCGGCCCGACCGACCGCGCAGCTGGTTGTCGATGCGGCGGGACTCGTGCCGCTCGGTGCCCAGCACGTAGAGGCCACCGGCGGCGGCGACCTCCTCCGCCTCGGCGTCGCAGGCCTGCTTCCACTGGGGCAGGACCTCCTCCATCGCCTTGGCGTACTCCTCCTCGTGCTCCAACGGGTCGAGGCCCCGCTGGCGCAGCTCGTTGGCGGCGAGGAACTCGGCGTTGCCGCCGAGCAGGATGTCGGTGCCACGACCGGCCATGTTGGTGGCGACGGTGACGGCGCCCTTGCGGCCGGCCTGGGCGACGATCTCGGCCTCACGGGCGTGGAACTTGGCGTTCAGCACGGAGTGCGGGATGCCGCGCCGGCGCAGGAGCTGGGAGATGATCTCGGAATTCTCGACCGAGACCGTGCCCACGAGCACCGGCTGACCCATCGCGTGCCGCTCGGCGATGTCCTCCACCACGGCGTTGAACTTGGCCTTCTCGGTCTTGTAGATGACGTCCGGCCGGTCCTGGCGGACCATCGGCCGGTGCGTCGGGATCGTCACCACACCGACCTTGTAGACCTTGTTGAACTCGCCCGCCTCGGTCTGGGCGGTGCCGGTCATGCCGGAGAGCTTCTCGTAGAGGCGGAAGTAGTTCTGGAGGGTGATGGTGGCCAGGGTCTGGTTCTCCTGCTTGATCTCCACCCCCTCCTTGGCCTCGATCGCCTGGTGCATGCCCTCGTTGTAGCGACGGCCGTGCAGGATGCGCCCGGTGAACTCGTCGACGATCAGGACCTCGCCGTCGCTGACGATGTAGTCCTTGTCGCGCTTGTAGAGCTCCTTGGCCTTGATGGCGTTGTTGAGGTAGCCCACCAGCGGGGTGTTGACCGACTCGTAGAGGTTGTCGATGCCCAGCCGGTCCTCGACCTTGGCCACGCCGCGCTCGGTGACCGCGATGGTGCGCTTGGAGTGGTCGACCTCGTAGTCGCCCTCGCCGTCCTTGCCGGGCTGGAGCCGGGCCACCACGCCCGCGAACTCCGAGTACCAGCGGGCGGAGTGCTCGGCCGGGCCGGAGATGATCAGCGGGGTGCGGGCCTCGTCGATCAGGATCGAGTCGACCTCGTCGACCACCGCGAAGTTGTGGCCGCGCTGGACCAGCTCCTCCTTCGACCACGCCATGTTGTCGCGCAGGTAGTCGAAGCCGAACTCGTTGTTGGTGCCGTACGTGATGTCGCACTCGTAGGCGGCCCGGTGCTCGGTGGCCGGCCGGTTGGGCAGCACCACGCCGACGGTGAGGCCGAGGAACTCGTGCACCCGCCCCATCCAGGCGGCGTCACGCTGGGCCAGGTAGTCGTTGACCGTGATGACGTGCACGCCCTCGCCGGAGAGCGCGTTGAGGTAGACCGGCATGACCGAGGTCAGGGTCTTGCCCTCACCGGTCTTCATCTCGGCGATGTTGCCGAAGTGCAGCGCCGCGCCGCCCATGACCTGGACGTCGTAGGGCCGCTGGCCGAGCACCCGGGCGGCCGCCTCGCGGCAGACCGCGAACGCCTCCGGCAGCAGGTCGTCGAGGGTCTCGCCGTCGGCGAGCCGCTCCTTGAACTGGTCGGTCATGCCGCGCAACTCGTCGTCGGTGAGGTTGACGTAGTCGTCCTCGATCGAGTTGACGGCGGCGGCGATGGCCTTGAGCCGGCGCACCATACGGCCCTCGCCCGCGCGGAGGACCTTTTCCAGAATCGACACGGATCAACGCTCCCCTAGACAGTCTCGAACCATCGTAGGCGCTCCATCGGCGCGATGGTCACTGGTGGCGGCCCTCCGAGTCGGCGAAACCGACATAATATGCCCGGCACGCGCACGCGCCGCCGAAATCCGGTTACGCCGTCCGCGAACGGTCCGGCACGATGGCTCGGGTGGAACCTGTGGAGATCACCGAGGACGGCCTGTTGCTGCGACCCTGGCGGGCGACCGACGCCGACGCGGTGCACCGGGCGTGCCAGGACCCGGACATCCAGCGCTGGACCACCGTACCTCGCCCGTACCTGCCCGAACACGCACACAGGTTCGTGACCGAGGTCGCCACGGCGGACTGGGCGACGGGCACCGGGGCGCCCTTCGCGGTCTGCGACGCCGCCACCGGCGAGCTGCTCGCCTCCTGCGGGCTCGTCTCGATCGACACCGGCCTGCGCTCCGGCGAGATCGGCTACTGGACCGCGCCCTGGGCCCGGGGCACCGGCGTGGCCGTCCGGGCCAGCCGGGCCGTCGCCCGCTGGGCGTTCGACGCGCTGAAGCTACGCCGGCTGATCTGGCAGGCCGAGGTGGGCAACCACGCCTCCCGCCTGGTCGCGCTCCGGGCGGGCTTCCGCGTCGAGGGCCGGCTGCGCCTCGCCGACCCCGCCCCCGACGGCAGCCCCGCGGGCTGGATCGGCTCACTGCTCCCCGGGGAGGTGCCCGCACCCGGCGAGACCGGTCCCGCCGGCCCGGGCACCCTGGAGGCCCGCCGCGCCGCCGTCTTCGGCGCACCCCAGCCCGTCCTCTTCGCCACCGCCGGCGGCAC encodes:
- a CDS encoding helix-turn-helix domain-containing protein, with the protein product MEPRFLLLSDVATELNVSDSQVYHMVRSGELPAIKIGGRGQWRVERARLEEYIERKYAETAEWVRSNPLTERDPE
- a CDS encoding Rv3235 family protein — its product is MTDPRRPGPARPPVRLRPAPSFEPPFTDDDAAHWPAPGHAQLVLDLFEPARREADRPLGRRQRPAPTGPGRRTAPLPLDALVTATPEATRAAHRFVSTCLEVINGYRPPGQLRPLLDPSRAAGLLPELARATARSGPVRRRSTRPAVRLRRLRVCEPRAAAVEVAAVLAGAGGRTWAMALRLEHRRGSWLCTALQVL
- a CDS encoding DUF6912 family protein; the protein is MTEQLVRVYVPATVPMLTLLRGPGLPVAAAHAVTPTLREWYAEGDEEELEYVAFTRAAQDALQLLRADPDAPRRRVVVSVDLPASAVARGDGELGSSAVELGDPVPVGAVAAVHVDGVDAVEDVTAATEVVTEALAGDADAQFTVDGAEDHELEWYDVTELDLLLRAAS
- the secA gene encoding preprotein translocase subunit SecA, which encodes MSILEKVLRAGEGRMVRRLKAIAAAVNSIEDDYVNLTDDELRGMTDQFKERLADGETLDDLLPEAFAVCREAAARVLGQRPYDVQVMGGAALHFGNIAEMKTGEGKTLTSVMPVYLNALSGEGVHVITVNDYLAQRDAAWMGRVHEFLGLTVGVVLPNRPATEHRAAYECDITYGTNNEFGFDYLRDNMAWSKEELVQRGHNFAVVDEVDSILIDEARTPLIISGPAEHSARWYSEFAGVVARLQPGKDGEGDYEVDHSKRTIAVTERGVAKVEDRLGIDNLYESVNTPLVGYLNNAIKAKELYKRDKDYIVSDGEVLIVDEFTGRILHGRRYNEGMHQAIEAKEGVEIKQENQTLATITLQNYFRLYEKLSGMTGTAQTEAGEFNKVYKVGVVTIPTHRPMVRQDRPDVIYKTEKAKFNAVVEDIAERHAMGQPVLVGTVSVENSEIISQLLRRRGIPHSVLNAKFHAREAEIVAQAGRKGAVTVATNMAGRGTDILLGGNAEFLAANELRQRGLDPLEHEEEYAKAMEEVLPQWKQACDAEAEEVAAAGGLYVLGTERHESRRIDNQLRGRSGRQGDPGESRFYLSLQDELMKRFRSGAVEAVMERFNIPEDVPIESKMVTKQIKSAQAQIEGQNAEIRKNVLKYDEVMNKQRQVIYAERLRVLNGEDLSDQVRNMIDDVVGAYVQGATADGYGEDWDLEQLWASLKQLYPVGVTIDELEEEAGGSRAGMDADFLLSRLRDDAHAAYDRREEQLGEEGTRQLERMVLLQVIDRKWREHLYEMDYLQEGISLRAYAQRDPVVEYQREGFDMFATMMDGIKEETVGFLYNLEVQVNEPEPEAEEVQLLDKPVEIRAKGLGRAPQQQGLQYSAPTIDGEAGAGAVAVERAEQQAPALGVGGPAPAAPAAPGTTAPAAPQRPASGLRGPGVPAASSRRVATGQAEGGNGPSRNAPCPCGSGRKYKRCHGSPNGGA
- a CDS encoding GNAT family N-acetyltransferase, translated to MARVEPVEITEDGLLLRPWRATDADAVHRACQDPDIQRWTTVPRPYLPEHAHRFVTEVATADWATGTGAPFAVCDAATGELLASCGLVSIDTGLRSGEIGYWTAPWARGTGVAVRASRAVARWAFDALKLRRLIWQAEVGNHASRLVALRAGFRVEGRLRLADPAPDGSPAGWIGSLLPGEVPAPGETGPAGPGTLEARRAAVFGAPQPVLFATAGGTELRLRPMEERDLDAIVDTCRDPQTIRWTSVPDPYERTDAESYLAYTRSTWAGGSSACFVVADADDRYVGTIDLRLSGTDPLLADVGFMADPRARGRGHLPAALTALSAWGFATLGLARIEWRANVGNTASRRAAEKAGFTVEGIARGGLTHRDQRVDVWVGALLAGDLA